Sequence from the Nitrospirota bacterium genome:
CATAAAGGATCTGGACAGGCTTGTAGATTCGCTCTACGTCGGAGATAATGTCGTCTGGGAAGTGGAGGCGGGCACCGCCCCAGAAATCTTCATACTGAATTTCATACGGCAGTCCTTTTCCGAGAACAGGGATGTCATTTATGTCAGCTTCAACAAATCGCCGCAGACGATCTTTCAGAAGATCGGAGACATTCCCTCGAAAGAGAAATTCATCCTTCTTGACTGCTTTACTTCAGGAAAAGGCAAGAATGACAGGGCGTTTACAAAGTTTTACGACAACAACACAGGGTATAACGTAATCAGGGTTGGAGACCCGAGAAATATCGATGATTTTACTTCCCTCCTCAATTCCCTTGAGGACAAATTCCAGTCAGGCGGCAGATATATCTTTGACAGCCTGACCGGCATGCAGGACCTCTGGGGAGATGAAAACAGGACGTACAAATTTTTTACCTATATCTGCCCGCGGCTGTATGACCTCGGAACGGTCGCCTACTGGCTCCTCGAAAAGGACGCGCACAGTCAGAAGTTCAAGGCAAATCTGCGGCATATTACCCAGGTAGTCCTTGAGTTGTACAAAAGAAAGGACAAACTCTGGATCAAGGCACTGAAACTTGAAGGGCGTCCCAACAGGGAAGCATTCAAGCCGCATGCATACGAAATAAGCGAAAAAACCATATCGATCACGACCGTCAGAAAGGAGCCTGCCTACGATATAGGCACGAAAATAAAGGATCTGCGCACAAAAGCGGGAATGAGCCAGAAGGAGCTTGCAGAGAAGGTTGATCTGACCCCGAGTTTCATTTCGCAGATGGAAAACAACCAGATCACCCCGTCCCTGCATTCATTCATTCAGATCTGTAATGCCCTCGGGGTAAGCCTCTCGGACACCCTTGAAAAAAAATCAGGAGAGAAACCGTGGCTTATCAGAAAGGAAAAGGTCTTTGCCAATATCGTGCAGAAAGAGAGCGGCGCAAAAAGTTTTGGCATCGTCAGTAACGGCAAAATGTCCGGAACCCTGATTGTCATAGAACCTTATGCGAAAGTGAAAGGCCAGGTAATACCTGCCGGAGGGAAAAAATTATTACATGTCCTGAAAGGGGATATTTCGGTAGTGATTGACGGTAAAGGTGAGATGCTTGGAGCGGGGGATTCCCTGTTCCTGAGCAAGGAATCCGCATCTTTATTGAAAAACGAAGGGGGTGATAGCGCAGAAATCTTTTTGGTAAGCGCTTAAGCGCAGCATTTAAGTGCTGAAAAATGGTAGGGTTGTTCAGTCTGAAGGATTTTTTTTGCCCGGGAAGTTAATAAATACTGAAATTTAACATT
This genomic interval carries:
- a CDS encoding helix-turn-helix domain-containing protein; translated protein: MARIDSGIKDLDRLVDSLYVGDNVVWEVEAGTAPEIFILNFIRQSFSENRDVIYVSFNKSPQTIFQKIGDIPSKEKFILLDCFTSGKGKNDRAFTKFYDNNTGYNVIRVGDPRNIDDFTSLLNSLEDKFQSGGRYIFDSLTGMQDLWGDENRTYKFFTYICPRLYDLGTVAYWLLEKDAHSQKFKANLRHITQVVLELYKRKDKLWIKALKLEGRPNREAFKPHAYEISEKTISITTVRKEPAYDIGTKIKDLRTKAGMSQKELAEKVDLTPSFISQMENNQITPSLHSFIQICNALGVSLSDTLEKKSGEKPWLIRKEKVFANIVQKESGAKSFGIVSNGKMSGTLIVIEPYAKVKGQVIPAGGKKLLHVLKGDISVVIDGKGEMLGAGDSLFLSKESASLLKNEGGDSAEIFLVSA